Proteins encoded together in one Peribacillus asahii window:
- the xseA gene encoding exodeoxyribonuclease VII large subunit, with product MSEQQYLSVSALTKYIKRKFDVDPHLQHVYIRGEISNFKQHTSGHMYFTLKDEKSRLLAVMFSAHTRGMKFVPENGMKVLVRGDVTVYEASGQYQVYVKHMAPDGIGDLYLAYEQLKKKLEEKGMFSEQHKKVIPPYPHTVGVITSPTGAALRDILTTIKRRYPIAKVIIYPALVQGVNAAKSIALAISKANERREADVLIVGRGGGSIEELWAFNEEIVAESIYDSDLPIISAVGHETDFTIADFVADLRAPTPTGAAEMAVPHMNEVLERLMNRKNRLTRSIQERIHFESNRLARLEKSYAFRYPQKMYEQKLEQLDRAMERLQKNSERYFMNKKEALEQIDATLRRQHPAEALQRSKQSLEQRHKNLNRAMMAILKQKTQSFVHITSTLSAVNPLQIMERGYGLIFGEDEKLIKSTKQVSKGDKISVSIKDGTLTCKIEEIQGEVES from the coding sequence ATGAGTGAACAACAATATTTGAGCGTTTCGGCACTAACTAAATATATTAAACGAAAATTCGATGTGGACCCGCATTTACAGCATGTTTATATAAGAGGGGAAATCTCGAATTTTAAGCAGCATACAAGCGGGCATATGTATTTTACGTTAAAAGACGAAAAATCACGTCTTTTAGCCGTCATGTTTTCGGCCCATACTAGAGGGATGAAGTTTGTTCCGGAAAATGGGATGAAGGTACTTGTACGCGGTGACGTAACGGTTTATGAGGCGAGTGGACAGTATCAAGTCTATGTAAAACATATGGCCCCTGATGGAATTGGTGACCTATATTTAGCTTATGAGCAATTGAAGAAAAAGCTTGAGGAAAAAGGAATGTTTAGTGAGCAGCATAAGAAGGTGATCCCTCCTTATCCTCATACTGTTGGGGTTATTACATCACCTACAGGAGCTGCTTTAAGAGATATTTTAACAACGATTAAGCGTCGTTACCCGATTGCCAAAGTGATTATTTATCCTGCACTTGTACAAGGAGTAAATGCTGCGAAATCTATTGCTTTAGCGATATCGAAGGCAAATGAGCGAAGAGAAGCGGATGTGCTGATTGTAGGTCGTGGTGGAGGGTCCATTGAAGAGCTTTGGGCTTTTAATGAAGAAATCGTAGCCGAATCTATCTATGATTCTGATCTGCCTATCATTTCAGCAGTCGGTCATGAAACAGACTTTACAATTGCTGATTTTGTCGCGGACCTGCGAGCGCCAACACCGACAGGAGCAGCTGAGATGGCTGTCCCTCATATGAATGAAGTGCTGGAGCGACTAATGAACCGAAAAAATCGTCTAACACGCTCCATACAGGAACGGATTCATTTCGAATCGAATCGTTTAGCCAGGTTAGAGAAATCGTATGCGTTTCGCTACCCGCAAAAAATGTATGAACAAAAACTAGAGCAACTAGACCGGGCTATGGAGCGTTTACAGAAAAATAGTGAGCGCTATTTTATGAATAAGAAAGAAGCATTAGAACAAATAGATGCCACCTTAAGACGTCAGCATCCTGCAGAAGCTCTTCAACGCTCAAAGCAATCATTAGAGCAGCGTCATAAAAATTTGAATCGCGCCATGATGGCTATTTTAAAACAAAAAACTCAATCATTTGTTCATATAACCTCGACTTTATCGGCCGTCAATCCTCTGCAAATTATGGAAAGAGGATACGGGCTAATCTTTGGGGAAGATGAGAAGCTCATTAAAAGCACGAAGCAAGTGTCTAAAGGAGATAAGATTTCTGTCTCGATTAAGGATGGTACACTTACATGTAAAATTGAAGAAATTCAAGGGGAGGTAGAGTCGTGA
- a CDS encoding exodeoxyribonuclease VII small subunit, with protein MKNQQELSFEEAMESLEQIVEKLEEGDVPLEEAISIYKQGMNLSRLCHMKLKSVEDQLTEILNEDGQLESFTTVEEETP; from the coding sequence GTGAAGAATCAACAAGAGCTTTCATTTGAAGAAGCAATGGAAAGTTTAGAACAAATCGTAGAAAAGTTAGAGGAGGGAGATGTCCCTTTAGAAGAAGCTATCTCGATTTATAAACAAGGAATGAACTTATCTCGTCTTTGTCATATGAAACTGAAATCGGTAGAAGATCAATTAACGGAAATCTTAAATGAAGATGGACAATTAGAGAGTTTTACAACTGTAGAGGAGGAAACACCGTGA
- a CDS encoding TlyA family RNA methyltransferase, whose amino-acid sequence MKVMKERLDVLLVQQGLAETREKAKRMIMAGLVYANEERYEKPGEKVPVDLEFSIKGKVMPYVSRGGLKLEKALKTFDVTVEGKILLDIGSSTGGFTDCALQNGAVMSYAVDVGYNQLAWKLRQDERVKVMERTNFRYVTPADLDGEMPKFASIDVSFISLTLILPVLKTLLVANSDVIALVKPQFEAGKDQVGKKGIVRDPKVHKEVLNKIITFAVKEGYDVQNASFSPITGGDGNIEFLLHLSWQGSKQTGENFLRQSVDEIVNEAHAQFKKE is encoded by the coding sequence ATGAAAGTAATGAAAGAAAGGCTAGATGTTCTCCTTGTACAACAGGGACTAGCTGAAACACGTGAAAAAGCAAAACGAATGATTATGGCCGGACTTGTATACGCCAATGAAGAGCGATATGAAAAGCCAGGTGAGAAGGTGCCTGTTGATTTAGAGTTTTCCATTAAAGGAAAAGTCATGCCTTATGTCTCAAGAGGCGGATTAAAGCTCGAGAAGGCGCTGAAGACCTTTGATGTAACTGTTGAGGGCAAAATTCTTTTAGATATCGGTTCTTCAACAGGTGGATTTACGGACTGTGCGTTGCAAAATGGGGCCGTGATGTCGTATGCGGTGGATGTTGGTTATAATCAATTAGCTTGGAAACTTCGTCAAGATGAGCGGGTAAAAGTGATGGAGAGGACTAATTTTCGTTATGTAACACCTGCTGATTTGGACGGAGAGATGCCAAAGTTTGCGAGCATTGATGTCTCATTTATTTCTCTTACATTAATCTTACCCGTTCTTAAAACGCTGCTTGTAGCTAACAGTGATGTGATTGCACTCGTCAAACCCCAGTTTGAAGCAGGGAAAGACCAAGTCGGGAAAAAAGGGATTGTTCGCGACCCTAAAGTTCACAAAGAAGTGTTGAATAAAATTATTACGTTTGCTGTCAAAGAAGGGTACGATGTCCAAAATGCTTCGTTCTCTCCGATTACTGGAGGAGATGGCAATATTGAATTTTTATTACACCTTAGTTGGCAGGGCTCGAAACAAACGGGAGAGAATTTTCTTCGTCAGTCAGTTGATGAGATTGTGAATGAAGCTCATGCTCAGTTTAAGAAAGAATAA
- the dxs gene encoding 1-deoxy-D-xylulose-5-phosphate synthase, protein MDLLSIKDPSFLKSLSNEELVELSADIRRFLVEKTSVTGGHIGPNLGVVELTIALHKEFDSPKDKIIWDVGHQSYIHKILTGRAKDFDTLKKYKGLCGFPKMIESEHDVWETGHSSTSLSAAMGMAAARDIKQEQSYILPVIGDGALTGGMALEALNHIGDEKKDMIVILNDNEMSIAPNVGALHSVLGRLRTDGKYNRAKDELEWLLKKIPAVGGKLAATAERLKDSLKYALVSGMFFEELGFTYLGPVDGHNYEDLFENFRYAKKIKGPVLLHVITKKGKGYTPAETDTTGNWHGTGPYKIETGDFVKSHSSGPAWSSLVSETVRKLARQDERIVAITPAMPVGSKLEGFASEFPERFYDVGIAEQHAATFAAGLATQKMKPFLAIYSTFLQRAYDQVVHDICRQNLNVFIGIDRAGLVGSDGETHQGVFDIAFLRHVPNIVLMMPKDENEGQHMVNTAIQYDDGPIAMRFPRGNGSGVPMDKELKQIPIGSWEVLKEGSDAVILTFGTTIPLAIKAATQLEKEGYSVKVVNARFIKPMDENMLNALLGSKLPILTIEEAVLQGGFGSAVMEHAQEQGFYGAIIDRMGIPDYFIEHGSVDELLEEIHLTAEAAVKKIKRMTPKKQKRA, encoded by the coding sequence TTGGATCTTCTATCTATAAAAGACCCTTCATTTTTGAAGAGCTTGAGCAATGAGGAATTAGTTGAATTAAGTGCAGATATTCGTCGATTTCTCGTTGAAAAGACATCGGTAACAGGCGGTCATATCGGTCCTAATTTAGGTGTCGTCGAATTAACGATTGCTCTTCATAAGGAATTCGATAGTCCAAAAGATAAAATTATTTGGGATGTAGGGCACCAATCGTATATTCATAAAATTTTAACTGGACGAGCTAAAGATTTTGATACATTAAAGAAATATAAGGGGCTTTGTGGGTTTCCGAAGATGATTGAAAGTGAGCATGATGTTTGGGAAACCGGGCATAGTTCTACTTCTCTTTCTGCTGCCATGGGAATGGCGGCTGCACGGGATATTAAACAAGAACAAAGCTATATTCTACCTGTAATCGGAGATGGTGCCTTAACCGGTGGAATGGCACTAGAAGCACTTAATCATATTGGGGATGAAAAGAAGGATATGATTGTTATTTTGAATGATAACGAAATGTCCATTGCACCAAATGTTGGTGCGCTTCATTCTGTGCTTGGTCGACTTCGTACAGATGGCAAATATAATCGTGCCAAAGACGAATTAGAGTGGTTGTTGAAAAAGATACCAGCAGTTGGCGGTAAATTGGCAGCAACAGCAGAGCGTCTAAAAGATAGCTTGAAATATGCACTCGTTTCAGGAATGTTTTTTGAAGAATTAGGATTTACGTATCTTGGGCCGGTCGATGGTCATAATTACGAAGATTTGTTTGAAAACTTCCGTTATGCGAAAAAAATAAAAGGTCCCGTTTTATTACATGTTATTACGAAAAAAGGAAAAGGATACACACCTGCTGAAACGGATACGACTGGAAATTGGCATGGGACGGGTCCTTATAAGATTGAAACGGGTGATTTTGTTAAGTCACATAGCAGCGGTCCAGCATGGAGTTCGCTTGTAAGTGAGACTGTTCGTAAGTTAGCGCGTCAGGATGAGCGAATTGTAGCAATTACACCAGCTATGCCTGTTGGTTCGAAGCTGGAGGGCTTTGCTAGTGAATTCCCTGAACGTTTCTATGATGTCGGCATTGCCGAACAGCATGCTGCAACGTTTGCGGCAGGACTTGCTACGCAAAAAATGAAACCGTTTTTAGCCATTTATTCGACGTTTTTACAAAGAGCTTATGACCAAGTTGTGCATGATATTTGTCGTCAAAATTTAAATGTCTTTATCGGGATTGATCGAGCGGGTCTTGTTGGATCAGATGGGGAAACACATCAAGGGGTCTTTGATATTGCATTCCTTCGTCACGTACCGAATATCGTTTTAATGATGCCAAAGGACGAAAATGAAGGCCAGCATATGGTGAATACAGCGATTCAATATGATGATGGGCCGATTGCGATGCGTTTCCCACGAGGAAACGGCTCTGGAGTACCAATGGACAAAGAGTTAAAGCAAATTCCAATTGGGAGTTGGGAAGTGCTTAAAGAAGGCTCGGATGCTGTCATTTTAACCTTTGGTACAACAATTCCGCTAGCGATAAAGGCAGCCACACAGCTAGAGAAGGAAGGCTATTCTGTTAAAGTTGTAAATGCTCGCTTTATTAAACCGATGGATGAGAATATGTTAAATGCATTACTAGGTAGTAAACTTCCTATTTTAACGATTGAAGAAGCGGTTCTTCAAGGCGGGTTTGGTAGTGCGGTGATGGAGCACGCTCAAGAACAAGGATTTTACGGTGCAATTATTGACCGTATGGGAATTCCAGATTACTTTATCGAACATGGCAGTGTCGATGAACTGTTGGAAGAAATCCATTTAACAGCCGAAGCGGCTGTTAAGAAAATCAAACGAATGACACCGAAAAAACAAAAAAGGGCATGA
- the recN gene encoding DNA repair protein RecN, producing the protein MLSELSIKNFAIIDSLAISLEKGLTVLTGETGAGKSIIIDAVHLLVGGRGSAEFIRHGETKAEIEGLFQIDEPQHPVFVKASEFGIDISDGMVVIRREMSTSGKSVCRVNGKLVTIATLREIGRTLIDIHGQHEHQELMDERLHLPLLDQFGGEEVMLALLEYEKLYKRYNTAQKQLKSLSQDEQQMVHRLDLIQFQFDEIQKADLKLHEDEQLLEERKKINNYEKIHEALQTSYNALNGEQHGLDWLSIAMHHLEEAANLDESLKNSSDIVSNSYFLLEDAISTIRDQLDSLDFDTERIDFIEGRLNEINQLKRKYGRTIEEIVEYGAKIEEEIETLLNRETHIAKLEKELNSIKADLLIEAKHLSSLRQTYAEQLTKKIKQELKELYMEKTVFEAHFHQTAHTFDETIDREINRTGLDVMEFYISTNPGEPLKPLSKIASGGEMSRIMLALKSIFSQHQGITSIIFDEVDTGVSGRVAQSIGEKIYKVATGSQVLCISHLPQVAAMADTHLFIAKKVTEGRTHTSVTPLAEEEKIKEIGRMIAGVEITDLTKQHANELIQQAHKIKVTS; encoded by the coding sequence TTGTTATCAGAATTATCGATTAAAAATTTTGCCATTATAGATAGTTTAGCGATTTCTTTAGAAAAAGGTTTAACGGTGCTAACTGGAGAAACGGGAGCGGGAAAGTCCATTATTATTGATGCTGTTCACTTATTAGTAGGGGGACGCGGGTCAGCAGAGTTTATTCGACATGGGGAAACGAAGGCTGAAATCGAAGGGCTATTTCAAATTGATGAGCCGCAGCACCCTGTTTTTGTTAAAGCATCGGAATTTGGGATTGATATAAGTGATGGCATGGTTGTTATAAGACGAGAAATGTCTACGAGTGGCAAAAGCGTATGTCGAGTAAACGGAAAGCTTGTGACCATCGCTACGTTACGTGAAATTGGTCGAACGCTTATCGATATTCATGGACAGCACGAACATCAAGAGCTGATGGATGAACGTCTTCATTTACCTTTACTTGATCAATTTGGCGGGGAAGAGGTTATGTTAGCGCTTTTGGAATATGAAAAGCTATATAAGCGCTATAACACTGCTCAGAAGCAGTTAAAAAGTCTCAGCCAGGACGAGCAGCAAATGGTGCATCGACTCGATTTAATTCAGTTTCAATTTGATGAAATTCAAAAGGCTGATTTGAAGCTGCACGAAGACGAGCAGCTTCTTGAGGAACGAAAAAAAATTAATAACTATGAAAAAATTCATGAAGCTCTGCAAACGAGCTACAATGCTTTGAATGGTGAACAGCATGGGTTAGATTGGCTGTCGATTGCGATGCATCATTTAGAAGAAGCAGCTAACCTTGATGAATCTTTAAAGAATAGTTCAGATATTGTTTCAAATAGTTACTTTTTATTAGAAGATGCCATTTCAACGATTCGTGATCAGCTGGATTCTCTTGATTTTGATACGGAACGGATTGATTTTATTGAAGGGCGCCTAAATGAAATTAACCAATTGAAACGTAAATACGGACGTACGATTGAGGAAATTGTCGAATATGGAGCAAAGATTGAAGAAGAAATTGAAACGTTGCTTAATCGGGAAACGCATATTGCTAAGCTGGAAAAGGAATTAAATTCGATTAAAGCAGATTTACTCATTGAGGCCAAACATTTATCGAGTCTTCGTCAAACCTATGCAGAGCAATTAACGAAAAAAATTAAGCAAGAACTGAAAGAGTTATATATGGAAAAAACTGTTTTTGAAGCTCATTTTCATCAAACGGCTCATACATTTGATGAAACAATCGACAGAGAAATTAATCGAACAGGACTTGATGTCATGGAGTTTTATATTTCAACGAATCCTGGTGAACCGCTAAAACCGTTATCGAAAATTGCCTCTGGCGGTGAAATGTCTCGTATTATGTTGGCTTTAAAAAGTATTTTTTCGCAGCATCAAGGGATTACATCGATTATTTTTGATGAAGTCGATACAGGAGTAAGCGGGCGAGTTGCTCAATCGATTGGAGAAAAAATTTACAAAGTAGCTACAGGTTCTCAAGTGCTTTGTATTTCTCATTTACCTCAAGTCGCTGCAATGGCTGATACGCATTTGTTTATTGCTAAAAAAGTGACAGAAGGAAGAACACATACATCTGTTACACCATTAGCTGAGGAAGAAAAAATAAAAGAAATCGGCCGGATGATAGCTGGTGTTGAAATTACTGATTTAACGAAGCAACATGCTAATGAATTAATTCAACAAGCTCATAAAATTAAAGTCACATCCTAA
- a CDS encoding polyprenyl synthetase family protein, with protein MLDYATFSREYKAVIEKEVVEYVRKLQAPSIVKEAMIYSLEAGGKRIRPMLTFAVLASFGRDIERAIPVAAAIEMIHTYSLIHDDLPSMDDDDLRRGKPTNHKVFGEAVAILAGDALLTYSFQLIAEMTHSEVTPEMKLELISEVSKSAGAEGMVGGQIADMEGENKQLTLEQLEYIHEHKTGKLLAASILSGAILAGASVEQRQHLRQFAFHLGLAFQIRDDILDIEGTEEVLGKPVGSDTTNHKSTYPALLTLQGAKEKLAEQVQLAQDALAETKLPTMILLSELTDLIANRNH; from the coding sequence ATGCTAGACTATGCTACGTTTTCCAGAGAATATAAGGCGGTTATTGAGAAGGAAGTTGTTGAGTATGTGAGAAAGTTGCAGGCACCTTCTATTGTGAAAGAAGCAATGATTTATTCATTAGAGGCAGGGGGAAAACGAATTCGTCCAATGCTTACTTTTGCTGTATTAGCTTCCTTTGGTCGAGATATAGAACGTGCTATTCCGGTCGCTGCTGCCATTGAGATGATTCATACTTATTCATTAATTCACGATGATTTACCTAGTATGGACGATGATGATCTTCGTCGTGGTAAACCAACGAATCATAAAGTTTTCGGTGAGGCCGTTGCTATACTTGCCGGTGATGCATTACTTACATATAGCTTTCAATTAATTGCAGAGATGACTCATTCTGAAGTAACTCCAGAGATGAAATTAGAATTAATTTCAGAAGTTAGTAAATCTGCAGGAGCTGAAGGAATGGTCGGTGGTCAAATTGCAGATATGGAAGGGGAAAATAAGCAATTGACCCTTGAACAGCTAGAATACATTCACGAACATAAGACAGGTAAACTATTAGCAGCTAGTATTTTATCCGGTGCTATTTTAGCAGGAGCGAGCGTCGAGCAGCGTCAGCATTTACGGCAGTTTGCTTTTCACTTAGGACTGGCCTTTCAAATCCGCGATGATATTCTCGATATTGAGGGAACGGAAGAAGTACTTGGCAAACCGGTCGGCAGCGATACGACTAATCATAAAAGTACTTATCCAGCACTGCTTACGTTACAAGGTGCAAAGGAGAAGTTAGCAGAGCAGGTTCAATTAGCTCAAGACGCATTAGCAGAGACTAAGTTGCCTACAATGATTCTACTTAGTGAACTGACTGATTTAATCGCAAACCGCAACCATTAA
- the ahrC gene encoding transcriptional regulator AhrC/ArgR — protein MNKGQRHIKIRDIITNNDIETQDDLVDQLKSAGYNITQATVSRDIKELHLVKVPLPDGRYKYSLPADQRFNPQQKLKRMLVDAFVKIDAANNLLVMKMLPGNAQAICALIDNLNWEEILGTIGGDDTCLIICRSDKEAEMVAQKFLDML, from the coding sequence ATGAATAAAGGGCAAAGGCATATAAAAATTCGAGATATTATTACAAATAATGATATAGAGACGCAGGATGATTTAGTCGATCAGTTGAAAAGCGCGGGCTATAATATAACTCAAGCAACGGTTTCGCGAGATATTAAAGAGTTGCATCTTGTGAAAGTTCCTTTACCAGATGGACGTTATAAATATAGTTTACCTGCGGATCAGCGTTTTAATCCTCAGCAAAAACTTAAGCGAATGTTAGTAGATGCTTTTGTTAAAATCGATGCAGCGAATAACTTGCTTGTTATGAAGATGCTTCCGGGAAATGCACAGGCGATATGTGCACTCATTGATAATTTAAATTGGGAAGAGATTCTTGGAACAATCGGTGGCGATGATACATGCTTAATTATTTGTCGCTCGGATAAAGAAGCAGAGATGGTTGCTCAAAAATTTTTAGATATGCTCTAG
- the spoIVB gene encoding SpoIVB peptidase — translation MKFAMLNKVIGGILLISLLTLGLYQPLREVFLIPNHLVLFEGSHYNISTSLPVSAKHVNASTASVTIHKDDSAIMLDADKPGTNELLLDVAGLPVKKVDVQVLEDFKVVPGGQSIGVKLNTLGVLVVGHHLVATSEGKKSPGETAKIQVGDIITKINGQTIKKMGDVTPFVQEAGKKGEPLNFDIQRNQEKLKASLLPLKDKNEGTYKLGLYIRDSAAGIGTMTFYHPSSKKYGALGHVISDMDTKMPIVVKDGQVVQSTVTSIEKGSNGDPGEKLARFSSNREVIGNINRNSPFGIFGKLNQQIDNGIMDKEMPITLSHEVKEGPAKILTVVEGSEVEEFNVEIVSSIPQKFPAIKGMVLKVTDKELLKKTGGIVQGMSGSPIIQNGKLVGAVTHVFVNDPTSGYGVHIEWMLNEAGINIYEKPVVNKAS, via the coding sequence ATGAAGTTTGCAATGTTAAACAAAGTCATCGGTGGAATTCTCCTGATTTCGCTATTAACATTAGGGTTATACCAGCCATTGCGTGAAGTATTTTTAATTCCCAATCACCTTGTGTTATTTGAGGGAAGTCACTATAATATTTCTACATCCTTACCTGTTTCAGCTAAACATGTAAATGCAAGTACAGCTAGTGTTACGATTCATAAAGATGACTCGGCTATCATGTTAGATGCTGATAAGCCTGGTACAAACGAACTTCTTCTTGATGTGGCCGGATTGCCGGTTAAGAAAGTAGATGTTCAAGTGTTGGAAGATTTTAAAGTAGTCCCAGGGGGCCAATCTATTGGTGTAAAATTAAATACACTAGGTGTACTCGTTGTTGGTCATCATCTAGTTGCTACGTCAGAAGGAAAAAAATCACCTGGAGAAACGGCTAAAATTCAAGTTGGCGACATTATCACAAAAATTAATGGCCAAACGATTAAAAAAATGGGTGATGTTACTCCTTTTGTTCAAGAAGCAGGAAAAAAAGGTGAACCGTTGAATTTTGATATTCAACGAAATCAAGAAAAACTAAAAGCGTCCTTACTTCCTTTGAAAGATAAGAACGAGGGAACGTATAAACTAGGTCTGTACATCCGTGACTCCGCAGCAGGAATTGGAACGATGACCTTTTATCATCCATCTTCTAAAAAATATGGAGCACTCGGACATGTTATTTCTGATATGGATACGAAAATGCCGATTGTTGTCAAAGATGGACAAGTTGTTCAATCGACTGTTACATCTATTGAAAAAGGGAGCAACGGTGATCCCGGAGAAAAACTTGCTCGTTTTTCATCGAATCGAGAAGTAATAGGGAATATTAATCGTAATAGTCCATTCGGTATTTTTGGAAAATTAAATCAACAAATTGATAATGGAATTATGGATAAGGAGATGCCTATTACCCTTTCTCATGAAGTAAAGGAAGGTCCAGCGAAAATTTTAACGGTTGTCGAGGGATCAGAAGTAGAGGAATTTAATGTAGAAATAGTTAGTTCCATTCCACAAAAATTCCCGGCTATTAAGGGAATGGTATTAAAAGTAACTGACAAGGAGCTTTTAAAGAAAACAGGTGGGATTGTTCAAGGCATGAGTGGAAGTCCAATTATTCAAAATGGGAAATTAGTTGGTGCAGTAACCCATGTATTCGTTAATGATCCTACAAGCGGATACGGTGTTCATATCGAATGGATGTTAAATGAAGCAGGCATTAATATTTATGAAAAACCAGTCGTTAATAAGGCGAGTTAA